The Hymenobacter oligotrophus genome has a window encoding:
- a CDS encoding TatD family hydrolase — MILTDSHAHIYAEQFKEDRDEALDRAYAAGISTILMPNIDHTSIDAMLETEARHPQHCFAMMGLHPCHVHKGFERELYQVEDWLNKRPFAAVGECGVDLYWDKTTLGWQQEALRVQLDLAKKHKLPIVLHTRDAFTETAELVEQAQDGTLRGVYHCFSGTKEEAERAIKLGFKLGIGGVATFKNGGLDQVLPHLGLEHLLLETDCPYLAPAPHRGKRNEPSYLPLVAKRVAELMKKDVEEVAEATTHTARELFNL, encoded by the coding sequence GTGATTCTTACCGATTCCCACGCCCACATTTACGCCGAGCAGTTTAAGGAGGACCGCGACGAGGCCCTCGACCGCGCCTACGCCGCCGGGATAAGCACCATTCTCATGCCCAACATCGACCACACCAGCATCGATGCCATGCTTGAGACCGAAGCGCGCCACCCGCAGCACTGCTTTGCCATGATGGGCCTGCACCCGTGCCACGTGCACAAAGGTTTTGAGCGCGAGCTGTACCAGGTAGAGGATTGGCTGAACAAGCGCCCGTTTGCGGCAGTAGGGGAGTGCGGTGTCGATTTGTATTGGGATAAAACCACCCTAGGTTGGCAGCAAGAGGCCCTGCGCGTGCAGCTCGACCTAGCCAAGAAGCACAAACTGCCCATTGTGCTGCACACCCGCGACGCTTTCACTGAAACGGCCGAGCTGGTAGAGCAGGCTCAGGACGGCACGCTGCGCGGTGTATATCATTGCTTTTCGGGCACGAAGGAAGAGGCCGAACGCGCCATCAAGCTCGGGTTCAAGCTGGGCATAGGCGGCGTAGCTACCTTTAAAAATGGAGGCCTCGACCAAGTACTTCCGCACCTGGGGCTCGAGCACCTGCTGCTCGAAACCGATTGCCCGTACCTGGCCCCGGCGCCGCACCGCGGCAAGCGCAACGAGCCCAGCTATTTGCCTTTGGTAGCCAAGCGCGTAGCCGAGCTGATGAAAAAGGACGTGGAAGAAGTGGCCGAGGCCACCACCCACACCGCCCGCGAACTGTTTAACCTATAG
- a CDS encoding oligosaccharide flippase family protein: protein MLLNLLVKPGWVVLENVVQDRIGHAAFGTFAALLNFTLVLASVSDLGLTQHTTKRVAAEPGFLPEYFPTVLPLRGALGVAFLGVMVGGGWLMGYRGHTLLLLAAIGVGLLLTQYAQFLRGAVQAHQHFNTDAWLSVLEKLLLFGLVLALLPIGISLENYVGARTVAAAFTFVLLYVLVTRLFGKLAWRPRRRQAAEMLRGSLPFALITLLYGMNERIDMLMVERLSSAQEAGYYAGAYRWVDAVMMYLWTVLPLFFAKFAHSLGSRDEQKQLLWFGQRVAAVPLLFVCAFVLFRGELLFFQFQNSSFEEVQRMTWCAKLLFLNVLVHAFFAIYSTLLTSTNFERPVSWLVAGSIGLNIGLNFVLLPRYGAVAGALNTLICAVAVSAGYLWLVQYRANIAVPWSLLGRLLAVFAGLCAGWYALQTWAALPWLAESVVAGLMFVALLFAAGVVRVAELRGLLKPRG from the coding sequence GTGCTCCTGAACCTGCTGGTGAAGCCCGGTTGGGTAGTGCTCGAAAACGTGGTGCAAGACCGCATCGGGCACGCCGCGTTCGGCACGTTTGCGGCCCTGCTAAACTTTACGTTGGTGCTGGCCTCGGTTTCCGATTTGGGCCTGACGCAGCACACCACCAAGCGCGTGGCCGCCGAGCCCGGCTTTTTGCCCGAGTACTTCCCAACGGTGCTGCCCTTGCGCGGGGCCCTAGGAGTTGCGTTTTTGGGGGTGATGGTGGGCGGCGGCTGGCTGATGGGCTACCGCGGGCACACGCTGCTGTTGTTGGCCGCCATTGGGGTGGGGCTGTTGCTTACGCAGTACGCGCAGTTTCTGCGCGGGGCGGTGCAGGCGCACCAGCACTTCAACACCGACGCGTGGCTGTCGGTGCTCGAAAAGCTGCTGCTGTTTGGGCTGGTGCTGGCGTTGCTGCCCATCGGCATCAGCCTCGAGAACTACGTGGGCGCCCGCACCGTGGCGGCGGCCTTTACGTTTGTGCTGCTCTACGTGCTGGTAACGCGGCTGTTTGGCAAGCTGGCCTGGCGCCCCCGGCGCCGGCAGGCCGCCGAAATGCTGCGGGGCAGTCTGCCGTTTGCCCTTATTACGCTGCTCTACGGCATGAACGAACGCATCGACATGCTGATGGTGGAGCGGCTCTCGTCGGCGCAGGAGGCGGGGTACTACGCCGGTGCCTACCGCTGGGTTGATGCCGTAATGATGTACCTCTGGACGGTGCTGCCGTTGTTCTTCGCCAAGTTTGCCCATTCCCTAGGTAGCCGCGACGAGCAAAAGCAGCTGCTGTGGTTTGGGCAGCGCGTAGCCGCTGTGCCGCTGCTGTTCGTGTGCGCGTTTGTTCTGTTTCGGGGCGAGCTGCTGTTTTTTCAGTTTCAGAACAGCAGCTTCGAGGAGGTACAGCGCATGACGTGGTGCGCCAAGCTGCTCTTTCTGAACGTGCTGGTGCACGCCTTTTTTGCCATATACAGCACCTTGCTCACCAGCACCAATTTTGAGCGACCGGTAAGCTGGCTCGTGGCCGGCAGCATCGGCCTCAACATCGGGCTCAACTTTGTGCTGCTGCCTAGGTACGGGGCCGTGGCGGGGGCGCTGAACACGCTGATTTGCGCGGTGGCGGTTTCGGCGGGCTACCTGTGGCTGGTGCAGTACCGGGCCAACATTGCCGTGCCCTGGAGCTTGCTGGGCCGCTTGCTGGCCGTGTTTGCGGGTCTGTGCGCGGGGTGGTACGCGCTGCAAACCTGGGCGGCGCTGCCGTGGCTGGCCGAAAGCGTAGTGGCCGGACTAATGTTCGTGGCGTTGCTGTTTGCCGCCGGCGTGGTGCGGGTGGCTGAGCTGCGCGGCCTCCTGAAACCTAGGGGCTGA
- a CDS encoding glycosyltransferase family 4 protein, with protein sequence MDIAVNTRFLLPGNALEGIGRFTYETLRYLVAQHPEHTFHFLFDRAFDPRYVFGSNVVPHVLYPPARHPFLFVAWFEGAVAAWLRRHRPAVFLSPDGFTTLNTSVPRLTVVHDLAFEHYPQDIGWLVRKYYHYFTPRYVRASRRIVAVSEATKQDLVRTYGTEAAKIDVVYNAADAHFRPLPAAEQAAVRQQFSGGRPYILFVGALQPRKNLVNLLRAFDQFKQQTHSETQLLVVGRKAWKAGPILDAYQQMQHQQAVHLTGRVADEELVQLYAAARACAYVPYFEGFGIPIVEAQQSGCPVLTSNRSSMPEVAGPGGALLADPFSVQELAQALIQLDSDDALRQQLVQQGLQNAKRFDWQESARRLWQAVEATVDAQ encoded by the coding sequence TTGGATATTGCCGTAAACACCCGTTTTCTGCTGCCCGGCAACGCGCTCGAAGGCATTGGCCGGTTTACGTACGAAACGCTGCGCTACCTCGTGGCCCAGCATCCCGAGCACACGTTTCATTTCCTCTTCGATCGGGCTTTCGACCCGCGCTACGTGTTTGGGTCCAACGTGGTGCCGCACGTGCTGTACCCGCCGGCGCGCCACCCGTTTTTGTTTGTGGCCTGGTTTGAGGGGGCGGTGGCGGCCTGGCTGCGGCGGCACCGCCCCGCAGTTTTTCTCAGCCCCGACGGCTTTACCACCCTTAATACCTCGGTGCCGCGCCTCACGGTGGTGCACGATCTGGCCTTCGAGCACTACCCGCAGGATATAGGCTGGCTGGTGCGCAAATACTACCACTACTTCACGCCGCGCTACGTGCGCGCTTCGCGCCGCATTGTGGCCGTGTCGGAAGCCACCAAGCAGGATTTGGTACGCACCTACGGCACCGAGGCCGCCAAAATCGACGTGGTGTACAATGCGGCCGATGCCCACTTTCGTCCGCTGCCGGCCGCCGAGCAAGCGGCCGTGCGGCAGCAATTCAGCGGGGGGCGGCCCTACATCTTGTTTGTGGGGGCGCTGCAGCCGCGCAAAAACCTCGTGAACCTGCTGCGCGCCTTCGACCAGTTCAAGCAGCAAACCCACTCCGAAACGCAGCTGCTGGTAGTTGGCCGCAAAGCCTGGAAAGCGGGCCCCATCCTCGATGCCTACCAGCAGATGCAGCACCAGCAGGCAGTGCACCTCACGGGCCGCGTGGCCGACGAAGAGCTGGTGCAGCTGTATGCTGCGGCCCGCGCCTGCGCCTACGTGCCGTATTTCGAGGGCTTCGGCATCCCGATTGTGGAGGCGCAGCAAAGCGGTTGCCCGGTACTTACCTCCAACCGCAGCTCCATGCCTGAGGTTGCCGGCCCCGGCGGCGCACTGCTCGCCGATCCGTTTTCGGTGCAAGAGCTGGCCCAAGCACTAATTCAACTCGATTCGGACGACGCCCTCCGCCAACAACTGGTGCAGCAAGGCTTGCAAAACGCCAAACGCTTTGACTGGCAGGAAAGCGCCCGCCGGCTCTGGCAAGCAGTTGAGGCCACGGTAGATGCTCAGTGA
- a CDS encoding polysaccharide deacetylase family protein → MRLHRLPEVMQRWLPGAIWQGPTAAEPTVYLTFDDGPIPEETPWVLEQLAAFEAKAVFFCVGDNVERHPAVARQVLAAGHRLGNHTHHHISGWSNSQATYLAEVARCQQAIEALQPSGPKLFRPPYGRITPALNRALQPAYRIIMWDVLTCDYDRGYEPERCLRDSLRLTRPGSVVVFHDSLKASRNLRYVLPRYLAELAGQGYRFGLL, encoded by the coding sequence ATGCGTTTGCACCGTTTGCCCGAAGTCATGCAGCGCTGGCTGCCCGGCGCTATCTGGCAAGGGCCAACTGCCGCCGAGCCCACCGTGTACCTCACGTTCGACGACGGCCCCATACCCGAAGAAACGCCTTGGGTACTCGAGCAACTGGCTGCTTTTGAGGCCAAAGCGGTGTTTTTTTGCGTGGGCGACAACGTGGAGCGTCATCCCGCAGTGGCGCGGCAAGTGCTGGCCGCCGGCCACCGATTGGGCAACCACACCCACCACCACATCAGCGGCTGGTCGAACTCGCAGGCGACGTACCTGGCCGAGGTGGCCCGGTGCCAGCAGGCTATTGAGGCGCTGCAACCCAGCGGCCCGAAGTTGTTTCGGCCGCCGTACGGTCGCATCACGCCGGCCCTGAACCGCGCGCTGCAGCCCGCCTACCGCATCATCATGTGGGACGTGCTCACATGCGATTACGACCGCGGCTACGAGCCCGAGCGCTGCCTGCGCGACTCGTTGCGCCTTACGCGGCCGGGCTCGGTGGTAGTGTTTCACGATAGCCTGAAAGCCAGCCGCAACCTGCGCTATGTGCTGCCCCGTTACCTGGCCGAGCTGGCCGGGCAGGGCTACCGGTTTGGGCTGCTGTAG
- a CDS encoding glycosyltransferase, with the protein MVLAHQLLLGYLILWFGILLSSWWLFARRRPPRPQPLPQPMPRVSILIAARNEEQAIGRCLSSIRQLAYPHEQLEVLLGDDGSTDATAAVAEATMQGFAGTFRITRIEEHLGSARGKANVLAHLARQATSEFFLITDADIAVPPTWVQGLLAYWQPGMATITGLTVVRGPRLFDRLQGLDWLMSLSLVQMVSDRGQPVTAMGNNMLITREAYLATGGYENLPFSVTEDYELFQAILRRGFGWLNVYDPLVLAESLPIATWSKLMHQRRRWMRGVEQLPLGIRVGLLLYAGFYPALLLAAWWWGLLVALGVLGAKMLAQGLLATSAFRKAGLKPPLHLLPFFELYTVGVTAGMTWFRLSRKPFDWKGRMYKE; encoded by the coding sequence ATGGTGCTGGCTCATCAGCTGCTGCTCGGTTACTTGATTTTGTGGTTTGGCATTTTGCTCAGCTCGTGGTGGCTGTTTGCGCGTCGGCGCCCACCTAGGCCGCAGCCCTTGCCGCAGCCGATGCCCCGCGTTAGCATCCTGATAGCCGCGCGCAACGAGGAGCAGGCTATTGGTCGGTGCCTGAGCAGCATCAGGCAACTGGCGTACCCGCACGAGCAGCTGGAAGTGCTCCTCGGCGACGACGGCAGCACAGACGCCACCGCAGCCGTTGCCGAGGCTACCATGCAGGGCTTTGCGGGCACGTTCCGGATTACCCGCATCGAAGAGCACCTGGGCTCGGCGCGCGGCAAGGCCAACGTGCTGGCCCACTTGGCCCGCCAAGCCACCAGCGAGTTTTTCCTCATTACCGACGCCGACATTGCCGTGCCGCCCACGTGGGTGCAGGGTTTGCTGGCGTATTGGCAGCCGGGCATGGCCACCATCACCGGCCTCACGGTGGTGCGCGGCCCTAGGTTGTTCGATCGGCTGCAAGGCCTCGATTGGCTGATGTCTTTGTCGCTGGTGCAAATGGTATCCGACCGCGGCCAACCCGTAACGGCCATGGGCAACAACATGCTCATTACCCGCGAGGCCTACCTGGCTACCGGCGGCTACGAGAATCTGCCCTTTTCGGTAACCGAAGACTACGAGTTGTTTCAGGCCATTCTGCGCCGCGGCTTTGGGTGGCTGAACGTGTACGACCCGCTGGTGCTGGCCGAGTCGCTGCCCATAGCCACGTGGAGCAAGCTGATGCACCAGCGCCGCCGCTGGATGCGCGGCGTGGAGCAACTACCCTTGGGCATTCGGGTCGGGCTGCTGCTGTACGCGGGCTTTTACCCGGCCTTGTTGCTGGCCGCGTGGTGGTGGGGCTTGTTGGTGGCCCTAGGTGTGTTGGGCGCTAAAATGCTGGCACAGGGCTTATTGGCTACCAGTGCGTTTCGCAAGGCCGGCCTGAAGCCACCTTTGCACTTGCTTCCTTTCTTCGAGCTATATACAGTAGGCGTAACGGCCGGCATGACGTGGTTTCGCCTCAGCCGCAAACCTTTCGACTGGAAAGGACGGATGTACAAGGAGTAA
- a CDS encoding HAD family hydrolase, protein MSFADIRLIATDVDGTLLNSRHELSPNFYSLFEQLQANNVVFAVASGRQYHNLRSRFARIAEHVVFVAENGSYVVWRGKQLLVQALPLAAVADVLHLARRLPGVQAVLCGKRSAYVDCGTDDFLARIRPFYDAVAVVPDLLQVTHDEFLKIALLDERGAETHLLPHFAHLQGELQVMVSGMHWLDIAHGLASKGRALAALQQQYGIGPAQTMAFGDYLNDLDMMQYAQFSYAMANAHPQVKQAARYLAASNDEFGVAAVLEQVVASLRTT, encoded by the coding sequence ATGTCTTTTGCTGACATCCGGCTTATTGCCACCGACGTCGACGGCACCCTGCTCAACTCCCGCCACGAGCTTAGCCCCAACTTCTACTCCTTGTTCGAACAGCTGCAAGCCAACAATGTGGTGTTTGCCGTGGCCAGCGGGCGGCAGTACCACAACCTGCGCAGCCGTTTCGCCCGCATTGCCGAGCACGTGGTGTTTGTGGCCGAAAACGGCAGCTACGTGGTGTGGCGGGGTAAGCAGCTGCTGGTGCAGGCCCTGCCGCTGGCAGCCGTGGCCGATGTGCTGCACCTAGCCCGTCGGCTGCCCGGCGTGCAGGCAGTGCTGTGCGGCAAGCGCAGTGCGTATGTCGATTGTGGCACCGACGATTTTTTGGCCCGCATACGCCCGTTCTACGACGCCGTGGCGGTGGTGCCCGATCTGCTGCAGGTAACCCACGACGAGTTTCTGAAAATTGCTTTGTTAGACGAACGAGGCGCCGAAACGCACCTGCTGCCGCACTTTGCACACTTGCAGGGCGAGCTGCAGGTAATGGTTTCGGGCATGCATTGGCTTGATATTGCCCACGGCCTCGCCAGCAAAGGCCGCGCCCTGGCCGCGTTGCAGCAGCAATACGGCATCGGGCCGGCGCAAACCATGGCGTTTGGCGATTACCTGAACGACCTCGACATGATGCAGTACGCCCAGTTCAGCTACGCCATGGCCAATGCGCACCCCCAGGTAAAGCAAGCGGCCCGCTACCTCGCCGCCAGCAACGATGAGTTTGGCGTGGCAGCGGTGCTCGAGCAGGTGGTGGCTTCGCTTCGCACCACCTAG
- a CDS encoding asparaginase, translating into MAEQVLQPSVIVDVEPATGQQPVASVLVIYTGGTVGMSVNRRGELVPMKFAQIQKKMPELRQLGMRVSVLSLPEPIDSSNVTPAEWLQLAAILEEHYPHYDGFVVLHGTDTMAYSAAALSYLLENLGKPVVFTGAQVPVGRIRTDARRNLVTALEIAAARHPRAGTVRVPEVCVFFNDVLIRGTRAKKVESQHYSAFKSENLPPLARAGIELEFNDNLVRLLPSSPLRVHQHLDDRVAVLKLFPGITERMVRAILSAPDLRGCVLETYGSGNAPTAPWFLQCLRDAHARGVHVLNVSQCEEGRVIQGRYETSAHLTDLGVIGGEDITTEAAITKLMFVLGLGLDVVATRNLLMQDLRGEISASQPTHGGLRF; encoded by the coding sequence GTGGCCGAGCAAGTTCTTCAGCCCAGCGTGATAGTGGATGTGGAGCCCGCTACCGGGCAGCAGCCCGTGGCCTCGGTGCTGGTGATTTATACCGGCGGCACCGTAGGCATGTCGGTAAACCGGCGCGGCGAGCTGGTGCCCATGAAGTTTGCCCAGATTCAGAAGAAAATGCCCGAGCTGCGCCAATTGGGCATGCGCGTATCGGTGCTGAGCTTACCCGAGCCCATCGACTCGAGCAACGTAACACCCGCCGAGTGGCTGCAGCTGGCGGCCATTCTGGAGGAGCACTACCCGCACTACGACGGCTTTGTGGTGCTGCACGGCACCGATACCATGGCCTACTCAGCTGCCGCCCTCAGCTACCTGCTCGAGAACCTAGGCAAACCGGTGGTGTTTACGGGGGCGCAGGTGCCGGTGGGCCGCATCCGCACCGATGCCCGCCGCAACCTGGTTACGGCCCTCGAAATTGCTGCCGCCCGCCACCCCCGCGCCGGTACCGTGCGCGTGCCCGAGGTGTGCGTGTTTTTCAACGATGTGCTGATTCGCGGCACCCGCGCCAAAAAGGTGGAAAGCCAGCACTACTCGGCTTTCAAAAGCGAAAACCTGCCGCCCTTGGCCCGCGCCGGCATCGAGCTGGAGTTCAACGACAACCTCGTGCGCCTGTTGCCCAGCAGCCCCTTGCGCGTGCACCAGCACCTCGACGACCGCGTGGCCGTGCTCAAGCTTTTTCCGGGCATCACCGAGCGCATGGTGCGCGCCATCCTAAGTGCCCCCGACCTGCGCGGCTGCGTTCTCGAAACCTACGGCTCGGGCAACGCGCCCACCGCGCCGTGGTTTTTGCAGTGCCTGCGCGATGCTCACGCCCGCGGCGTACACGTGCTCAACGTGAGCCAATGCGAAGAAGGCCGCGTAATACAGGGCCGCTACGAAACCAGCGCCCACCTCACCGATCTAGGCGTAATTGGCGGCGAAGACATTACCACTGAGGCCGCTATCACCAAACTCATGTTCGTGCTGGGCTTGGGCCTTGATGTAGTTGCCACCCGCAATTTGCTGATGCAAGACCTGCGCGGCGAAATCTCCGCGAGCCAACCTACGCACGGCGGGTTGCGTTTCTGA
- a CDS encoding sensor histidine kinase, whose product MPNNPYTSALTDLLINQAQEFIGIYDAAQGKFIRANEAGARLLGFASEQEFLQRTPEALPLALPPGANWPMVLQEAQQNGPLEVEIDPSRSSGAACRGLLEVTRFDSDGHPYCLVRLSEQGRLQQAERELAQSVRRFEAVVANATIGIIMCDRSGTIVSANRLSEQQFGYVPGELLGQRIEMLVPSAISGHHESLRKSFNAHPSVRAMGAHRGDLEAQRKDGSVFPVEVSLSYFNLDDELYVVSYIIDITYKKEAERELVAQRQRVERLNAELEQKVADRTHALLSTLEQLEQRSEELAQALAAEQELGELKSRFVSMASHEFRTPLTAVLTSATLIEKYPGGDQQDKRLKHLHRIRASVNHLNDILEEFLSVGKIEEGKIEARPVSLDIATLLHETVADVHGMLKAGQTIAETVQCSGPVRLDPSLLRKILVNLLSNAIKYSGENSVVRVHADCNGQRLLLQVQDQGMGISREDQEHLFERFFRARNVTNVPGTGLGLYIIGKYLELMGGRIELQSELNVGTTVTITIPYENHPAD is encoded by the coding sequence ATGCCCAACAACCCCTACACCAGTGCCCTAACCGACCTGCTCATCAACCAGGCGCAGGAGTTTATTGGTATTTACGATGCGGCGCAAGGCAAATTCATCCGCGCCAACGAGGCCGGCGCCCGGCTGCTGGGCTTTGCCTCCGAGCAGGAGTTTTTGCAGCGTACGCCCGAGGCGCTGCCCCTGGCGCTGCCGCCCGGTGCCAATTGGCCCATGGTGCTGCAAGAGGCGCAGCAAAACGGCCCGCTCGAAGTAGAAATCGACCCGTCGCGCTCCTCCGGCGCGGCCTGCCGCGGCTTGCTCGAGGTTACCCGTTTCGATTCGGACGGCCACCCGTATTGCCTGGTGCGGTTAAGCGAGCAGGGCCGCCTGCAGCAGGCCGAGCGCGAGCTGGCGCAAAGCGTCAGGCGCTTCGAGGCGGTGGTGGCCAACGCCACCATCGGCATTATTATGTGCGACCGAAGCGGCACCATCGTATCGGCCAACCGCCTATCGGAGCAGCAATTCGGCTACGTACCCGGCGAGCTGCTCGGCCAGCGCATCGAAATGCTGGTGCCCAGCGCCATCAGCGGCCACCACGAGTCGCTGCGCAAGTCGTTTAACGCGCACCCCTCGGTGCGGGCCATGGGCGCCCACCGCGGCGACCTAGAAGCCCAGCGCAAAGACGGCTCGGTGTTTCCGGTAGAAGTCAGCCTCAGCTACTTCAACCTCGACGACGAGCTGTATGTCGTGTCGTACATTATCGACATTACTTATAAAAAAGAGGCCGAGCGCGAGTTGGTGGCCCAGCGCCAGCGCGTGGAGCGCCTCAACGCCGAGCTGGAGCAAAAGGTAGCCGACCGCACCCACGCCCTGCTCAGCACGCTGGAGCAGCTGGAGCAACGCTCCGAGGAGCTGGCGCAGGCCCTGGCCGCCGAGCAGGAGCTGGGCGAGTTGAAGTCGCGCTTCGTGTCGATGGCCTCGCACGAGTTCCGCACGCCGCTCACGGCGGTGCTCACCTCGGCCACGCTCATCGAGAAGTACCCCGGCGGCGACCAGCAGGACAAGCGCTTGAAGCACCTGCACCGCATTCGGGCCTCGGTAAACCACCTCAACGACATTCTCGAGGAGTTCCTGTCGGTGGGCAAAATTGAGGAGGGCAAAATCGAGGCCCGCCCCGTGAGCCTCGACATTGCCACCCTGCTGCACGAAACCGTGGCCGACGTACACGGCATGCTCAAGGCGGGCCAAACCATTGCCGAAACCGTGCAGTGCTCGGGCCCGGTGCGCCTCGACCCCTCTTTGCTGCGCAAAATCCTCGTCAACCTCCTCTCCAACGCCATCAAGTACTCGGGCGAAAACTCCGTGGTGCGCGTGCACGCCGATTGCAACGGCCAGCGCCTGCTGCTGCAGGTGCAAGACCAAGGCATGGGCATTTCGCGCGAAGACCAGGAGCACTTGTTCGAGCGGTTTTTCCGGGCCCGCAACGTTACCAACGTGCCGGGTACGGGCCTAGGTCTGTACATTATCGGCAAATACTTGGAGCTCATGGGTGGCCGTATTGAGCTGCAAAGCGAGCTGAACGTGGGCACCACCGTTACCATCACCATTCCCTATGAAAACCATCCTGCTGATTGA
- a CDS encoding thioredoxin, which produces MTISSSKSMPPPTDAAVLLVLLPVVNAHGKQHHVSLQASLDMLQGQLGSAIRVLKIDEVSHPTVVRSFHAAELPSCVLVRRGVELWRQQGLPDGDGVADVLLSKLTTASLEAQPVL; this is translated from the coding sequence ATGACCATCTCCTCATCCAAATCGATGCCACCGCCCACCGATGCGGCGGTATTGCTGGTGCTGCTGCCGGTGGTTAACGCGCATGGCAAGCAGCACCACGTTTCGCTACAGGCTTCGCTCGATATGTTGCAGGGGCAGCTGGGCTCGGCCATTCGGGTTCTGAAGATTGACGAAGTAAGCCACCCCACGGTGGTGCGCAGCTTTCATGCGGCCGAGTTGCCCTCGTGCGTGCTGGTGCGCCGCGGCGTGGAGCTGTGGCGCCAGCAAGGCCTGCCCGATGGCGACGGCGTGGCCGATGTGCTGCTCAGTAAGCTGACCACCGCCTCGCTCGAGGCGCAGCCCGTGCTGTAG
- a CDS encoding response regulator, with product MKTILLIEDNDLIRENTAEILELAGYHVLTAENGKIGVEKALASRPDLVICDIMMPVLDGYGVLNIFNQNPQLAGIPFIFLTAKTERSDMRKGMELGADDYLTKPFDEAELLSAVTGRLNRFKHLKPEYDLQSESGLNEFLDDARAVGNLESLSADRKVHTVRKKQEIYSEGDEPTRLYFVKAGRVKTVKTTAGGKELITGLYNAGEFFGYMALLEQTKHGDSAVAVDDSELVYIPKDDFTQLLLRNPEVGQQFIRLLAGRVNEREQQLLGMAYNSIRRRVADVLLRMHEQPAAEGAAVIQLSRDDMAAVVGTAPESLIRTLSEFKHDGLIELTNKTIRVLQPDKLRRSNW from the coding sequence ATGAAAACCATCCTGCTGATTGAGGACAACGACCTCATTCGTGAGAACACCGCCGAAATTCTGGAACTGGCCGGCTACCACGTGCTCACGGCCGAAAACGGCAAAATTGGGGTGGAAAAGGCACTGGCATCGCGCCCCGACTTGGTCATCTGCGACATCATGATGCCCGTGCTCGATGGCTACGGCGTGCTCAACATCTTCAACCAGAACCCGCAGCTGGCCGGCATTCCGTTTATCTTCCTGACGGCCAAAACCGAGCGCTCCGACATGCGCAAGGGCATGGAGCTGGGCGCCGACGACTACCTCACCAAGCCCTTCGACGAGGCCGAGCTGCTGAGCGCCGTAACCGGCCGCCTCAACCGCTTCAAACACCTCAAGCCCGAGTACGACCTGCAGAGCGAAAGCGGCCTGAACGAGTTTCTGGACGACGCCCGCGCCGTAGGCAACCTCGAAAGCTTGTCGGCCGACCGCAAGGTGCACACCGTGCGCAAAAAGCAGGAAATCTACTCCGAAGGCGACGAGCCCACGCGCTTGTACTTCGTGAAAGCGGGCCGCGTGAAAACCGTGAAAACCACCGCCGGCGGCAAGGAGCTGATTACGGGCCTTTACAACGCGGGCGAGTTTTTTGGCTATATGGCCTTGCTCGAGCAAACCAAGCACGGCGACTCGGCCGTGGCCGTCGATGATTCGGAGCTGGTATACATCCCCAAAGACGACTTTACGCAGTTGCTCCTGCGCAACCCCGAGGTGGGCCAGCAGTTTATTCGCCTGCTGGCGGGCCGCGTAAACGAGCGGGAGCAGCAACTGCTGGGCATGGCCTACAACAGCATCCGGCGCCGCGTGGCCGATGTGCTGCTGCGCATGCACGAGCAGCCCGCCGCCGAGGGCGCCGCCGTCATCCAACTCTCGCGCGACGACATGGCCGCTGTAGTGGGCACCGCGCCCGAGTCGCTCATCCGCACGCTCAGCGAGTTCAAGCACGATGGCCTGATTGAGCTAACGAACAAAACCATCCGGGTGCTGCAGCCCGATAAGCTGCGCCGCTCCAATTGGTAA